The Ipomoea triloba cultivar NCNSP0323 chromosome 13, ASM357664v1 genomic interval AAAACAATATGCAATTCAAGTATTCTGTAGCATAGCTAGGAAAATAtttctatgtcagattgtaaTGAATgactttgataagtgccaaaatgtTCATATTTTCACCTTGCATTTAAACTTATTTTCCTTgtcatttgttataattttgcttaaaatgttactcatttgattcatttgtgtgTTTATGTGTAGTTCTTGGTGATTTagatgaattgaatgatttttggagcattttggatgcATGTAGAGTCAATGGGAGCCAATGAGAAGCTATGAAGATGGGAGCAACACCTCTTAGAGCACCAAATTGTGGCGTTTTCAATGGTCTTGATCATTTAGACACAAACAAAAGCAAAAGTGGAGCAAAAGAGCAAGAAGTTGAAATTCTCGCACAAATCATCCACTGTTTGGTATTTTGGCCATATCTCTGcgtaggaatgtccaaatcaatttatttttatgtcaTTAAAAGAtaacttgaagggctacaacttttattCAGACCATAAACACAAATTTAAAGGATTTAAGGGTGAAAAATAGCCTAGAAGACGAGCAATGTGCACAAAAGCGTTGCCTGTAGTGGCCACGGGTGTGGCCACAGCCGTGGCCATTGAGTAGTAAGCCCTCCATTTCTGGCCACGAGCGTAGCCACACCCATGGCCATCCTCTGCAACATATGACAACCCCGTTTTTACCCTTTAAAAGGGGATTTCTTCCAcctaaaaacatatattttttttatttcccttTCAAATTTTAGTTAGGTTTAGCTTTAGAATAGCTTAGATTACTATAGATTTCTTGTTCTTTTCCATTTTCAAGCTCAAGACACCTTGCAATCTTGGATTCCAATGTTtaaatagagaagttttcttaTTCCTCTCTTTCCTTTGATTTCTATTTATGCtttcaattaattctttaatattgTGTATCCATTgttatattatgagtagctaagtGTTTTGGGACTAATATTTGGTTTGATTTCTTGCTATTGATTCCTATTTGATTTGTATTTCATAAGGAGATTATTTGGGTGTGTTCTAGGGTTAGTTGTGTGAAATTGGTTTGTTGTGAAATTTGTGTATGATTGTTGAATTCCAATTATATGCTTTATTTGGAGTTATTTTGTTGCTATGAGAGTAGAGCTTGTACACTAGTCACACATCCACACACTTGATGCCCAATACGAGAGTATTTCGGGTATTGAGGAGAAATTTATGCCTTGTGTTCTTGAATGTGCAACCTTGAATCTACAAaatctatatattattaattattttataattcaatgaATTTTAAGTAAACAAAATAATACATGTTTCACTGTAAAACTATTTTACACAAGATTGCCACataaatttaacattttcacttttaattatgaacagtaaaaaataattttgtgaaaattataataaaatgcaGAACCACTCAATCAATCAATGGTTATAGTAAAttgaatatttctttttttaaaggttcatattttgtgtattgaataatgtttatttaagcatcctaaaaaaaatgaatttttagtatattaaaaatgaacatctAATTATAGTTTATATTGCTATGTGAATCATGGTTCATAGTATAATTTTtcattatacacacacaaactAAGCAAATTAAAGTAGATTTGTGTTAATTCATCATATTCATGTTTAATTCATCTAATTTCACGTATATTCCAAAACATGATTGATGGTTTATGgtaaattaatgtttaattatgggcaaaaacttgtgtgagaccgtctcacgaataaggatccgtgagacggtctcacacaagtgtgacccttaattATGATATctttaatatgtgtaaatattatattatgtttgaACTAACTTAATTtaccacaaaaaaaattagggataagggtcaaatagacccttcaACTATAGGCTAAAGTGCAATTCAACCCTTCAACTAcaaaaagcttcaattagaCACCTTAACTTCTCATTTTTATGCAATTAGGCTAATTAATAGGTTACCTTCAGGTAGCTGGTAAAaggaaaattttttaattcaaaaaaattaattaaaataagaaaatcatttttaactcaaacaaagtaaataattaaaaaaaatgggaggAGAAGACGGCCATGGTCGCCTTCCTCATTAAAGAATCTCCGGCTGGCAGCTGCTGCGGCGGGGCAAAGAAGAGGAGTTTGATTTCTATTTGCGGGGTGGGTCTTTGAAGGAATGGGAGATGTATGCTACGGATGAAGTGTTTTTCCAAGGACAGCTTTTTTCCCCTCTGGAATTCCATTAGCTCCGACAGTGCCTTCATCGAAATCTGGAGCAGTAGCCGCTACATTTCCATGGACCGCTGTCATTCCGTCGGGTACACCAGTGCGAGCAGCAAAATTAGCAGCATGAGAAGCCACCAGTTGTCTAGCAACGCCGCCTCATCGATTACCACCCTGTACGGCAAGCATCACAGAATCCGGAACCAATTCCAGTATTCTCAACTGAGCTTGACATCGTAACTTCGTTTCTCCAAGGTTTCACACAGCCACGCAGCAAATAACTATGCCTGGAATTCTACCCTCTGGAGCATTGTAAGCAACACATACATCAGATCCAACATTACGCAGAAGCTGAAGCAAAGATTTGCAAACAAAGACCTTGTCATTTTCACCACCTGCAAATGCTATTTCAATTATGTCCAAACAATTCCTTCAAGATCTGCCATGAGCCAAGAcaataagaaaaacaagaagaaatctTGTTATGAATTATGATAATTGCGGAAGACCGGCGGTTGCCTTCCCATGAACTTTCCGGCTACTCTAACCGGAGAAAATTATTGGCTTTTCCGTTGACGGGGAGAAGCCAACTCTCTTTGATTTtctgtttttactttttattttttaaaatctttttacctgttattacccTATTTTTACCTACAAATTGATCTAATTGAACAAATTTTATAAGTTTTTAACTAAATTGCATAAAAATGAGAAGTTAAGGTGtctaattgaagctttttgTAGTTGAAGGGTTGAATTGCACTTTAGCCTATAGTtgaagggcctatttgacccttatcccaaaaaattatttatcagaaacaatatattttttaacaataattacagaattagttttttttttaaattatatttaaactaaatatataaataattcaatcaattaacttgaacacatataatatgtttcaagtagtatttaaaaaaaaaataatgtgttgAGTTAAAATTTGCAAATACAAGTTAAgttgaatctttttttttttttttaatactattaactctattacaatgcagtgtctgttcataactactttcttaatctattgaagcacaagagtcagtatcgcCTCCATTGAatctcgaacccaccacctcccgtataagtTGAATGTAGATGTTTAAAACAGAAAAGTACATATTCTAATTGTGTTGGTAGAATGGTAGTGCATTGATCTCAGCACACATAGGTCAAAATACTTTTTGGAGTTGCAGCTATGGACATAAAacaactttttcctttttttttttttttaaatattcatgattttttacaaaatattttttttaatactactaactctattagaatgcagtatctgtttatagcctccactgaggctcgaacccaccacctcccgtataaataAGGTCCTTGGCATGTAACTACCCATATGAAATGGTAACAACGATTTAATCGCACAACATAGTAGTGGGTAGAGACGATGCACATACAACAAATTgggaaaacatttttaaaaaaaaatttacaaaacttTTTCAATGGTTACAACAAGAGAAAAAGTATACACAAAAATGATCCATTGATACAAAGTAGATAATATGAAAAAAGTTAATTTGCCTCAGCAAATGAAAGACAATGACTTAAAACTTCAAATATATACAACCAAAAAGTGGGAAATTGtagattatattgaaaatggaAGGCAAAGACATATGTAGCTATCTTAGGATAGCCTCATACATCGTATCCTTATTCTTCTGACTCTTCCGTATCTGTATAACATTGATCCCATACATTATACTCTTCCTCTTCTGACTGTTCCTTATCTGTATACTGCCATGGATCATAatcttcttcgtcttcttcctgaTATTATTATGGAGTACATTTTTTAGTTCCTTCATATTTCCAAACCAGACAAATATATATCTCATAAAAATCATCCAAAATGAATATTGTGATTCATCATAGCAATTGGATCAATATAATAATGCAAAACGGAACGAAGAACATTAAACCAGgtgagaaaaagaaatattaaacagattttgcaaagaaaataaacaaaagaatgaAAGAGAAGTAGATCGAACGAACATACCTCAAATGCCTTGCCGTCAATAATAAGGTTAGGTACATCTTCACAAAACCTCTTGGCAGAAGTGACAACAGAAGGAGGACATTGCTCCAACTTAATTGAGTGCATCCGCCCGTGCATTATTGCACTTACAGGAGAGATCTCTTCTAGAGAATAACAACGTTTTAAGAATATGCTCCGGAGCTTTGGGAAATGATTACTAGTATTGGCCACCACTCGCTCAAGACTTCTGGCTTCAACctccaatttttttaattcaggGAATCCTCCTTCAATCACTTCCCACACTCTTCCATAGAAAGCATTCTCTAGTTTCAGCACCTTAAGCTTTGGCAACTGCCCAATTACTGTTAAAACCTTCACTGGAAAATTTGTCCCACACAATCTCAACTTCTCCAAATTTGCAGGAAAACCAACCTGCTCTAAAAGAGTTATACTACCAACTGGAACCATAACCGTTAGATTCTCCAACCTCAATAAATTCTCAAAATTCTCCAGAATGATGATGGGATTTCTGCAACATCGCCCAACGCTGCAACTAGGCACTAAGACGTCTTTATACACAACTCTCAGTTTTCTTATGCTTGGAAACCGGCAATAATACACTTCTTTTTTCCTGAAATGAATTGGCATTGTACAAACTAATGTTTGTAAATGCTCTTTAACCATGTTTGGAGGATCTATCAAATACATATCCCCAAGTTTGAGATGCCTTAAATGTTGCAGCTCCCAAATTTTGGATGGCAATAAATGAAGAGTACGCGCTCCAAGTGTTGATTCATCAATGCCAGAAACAGTAAGTGTTTGCAAATTTGAATTACTTGATACTACATCATCAAAACTCTCAAACCACTGTGGTATGGAAAGATATCTCAAAAAAGCTAAATTCCTTAAGGGCAACAATGACACTCTTTTGAGTATTAGAGATTCACTCAAATCTAAAATTCGTAAATGTTTGAAGGGTATAAACCGTTCAAAACCTCCCTGAAAGACGAAAAGTGAGCGAGGAATATTTGAACTAAACATCACATGATAGTCCAAACTATGTGAGCGTAAACTTAACCAGCGACATGAATTTGCGAGTATATCTATTGACCATCCAATACACTGTTGAGTATTTGCTGCACATAAAAGACCTTCTTTTTGAGCTTCTCGTACACAAAAGCTATGCATGTCAATATGTATCTCACAAGTCCTTGGTATGAAGATTTCGTACTGATCAACTATTCTGACTAGTTCTCTCTTTATAAGATCATTTAAATATATGTAACCAACTTCTTCTAATGGCAGACACCCCAATGGCTTCACAAATCCCTCAGCAATCCATAACTTAATAAGTTTTTTCACTTTGATTTTACTGTGTTTTGGAAAGACcacaaaatataaaaagcaaACTTTTAAATGGTGTGGCAAAGGATTGTAAATGTTGCTAAGCTTACTTGAGTGTTGTGTATCTCTATGCAGAATTCCCAATGACAATAATTCTTTCTCGATCTTCTTCCATTCCTTCAATGTGAAGTTGCATTTAGATAGACGGTCTGCAACTGTAACAATTGAGCGCGGCAACCCTCTGCATTCCTCAACAAGGTTTTTCGCAATTTCTTGAAATTCAGGTGTCATATGTTGTTTAAGAGACAACCTGCGAGAAAATAGAACCCAACTGTCATTGTCACTTAGGTAAGACAGGGTCTTGATGATATCCCAACGTTCCTTGATGACACAGCCACATCAGTGAAAGGAGTGGTTAGCAATATCCGACTTCCATATGAGTCAACCGGAAAACATTGGCGGATATCATCCCAAAGCAGAGTGCGAGTGACATCATCCAAAACAATTAAATATGTTTTGTATTTCAAGTGTCTGTGCAGTTGCTCTTTTAGTTGAGAAACAGTGATTCCCAGCATGTCAATTTCTTCATTGAGTGGGGTTGGGCTCATTGATTGAAGAAGGTGGCACAGTAGTTGTTGCACATTCCCATTGTATGTTGGCGGAATAGTAATCCAAGCTCGAATGTCGAAATTTGATACAACCGCCTTGTCTGCATACAATTTTTTACATAAAGTAGTCTTTCCAATGCCTGGGACTCCAACAATTGGGAGCACTACTCGTTCTCTAGATAAAATATTATAGAGAAGATGATTTCTCAATGAAAAGTAATACTCTTCACCCCAAAGCATTATTAtatcctcctcttcctcctcaAACTGTGGAGAGCATTGCAAGGATCCACCCGAGGAAGAAGCTGCAGCTTCATTGTTGATAAGCTTCAGCAACTCTTCTGCCTCCTTTGCTACTTTTTGCAAGGTTCGATGGAGTTCCCCTTGATGAGCATTTTGTTGAAGGATGTCTGTGAGTTGTATTTCGATGGCATCTTCAGCTTTGAGTGCAAAGTCTCTGATTTTGTTGAGCAGATGTCGTCGGATTGGAGCACCACCCACAGCATTGTTGTATTCCTTCTTCAGAAAGGCTTCCATATAAGAAAGCTTCTGAAACAGAGATTTCATTAATGGCTTTTCATCGTCATGAAGAAGAGACACTCTGTGGTTGGGTTGCAAAAATTCAAGCTTAATTGTAGCCTTCAGAGAAGTCAGTGCAACACaagccatctctctctctctggatGTTTAATTTTCCTCTCTCTCACTCTTTGTATTTTTTAGAATGTAATAATGCATTCGCAACTTTTGGCTTTGCTTAGCTTATTTATACTGCATTTCTTCACTCTCTCTCGATCCAATCTCACTCTTAAGTGTTTTAGAGTAATTAAGAAGGTAGGTAGAAGTGCGCGCAATTAATGTATCTCATTCTTTGTTTACTAGGTAGAAGCATATGCACATGCATGCACATGTTtactagttatatatatatatatgataagtgcaaaagatgctacaCTTATAGGGTCGTTCTCGGGTCACATTGCACGTACTTGCTAgcttttgtgattgatttggGGCTTAATTGCGTTAAAATGCGTGTTAGTGCCATTGGACCCTAGTCCACACATGTttgatcattttgtaggtaaaacgtTGTGCAAAAAGGTGAAAAAGGCATGGATTTCAAAGAATCCCTCCGATTCTTTGAAAAAGGCATGGACGCGGGTCGGACGCCTGCGTCCGATTTCGAGATCTCTCCGAAGTTTCGAAGCCGCGCACAGAATCCCGCTGGACGCGcaacggacgcgcgtccagtagGGCGTCCGCAGTGTAACCTTTTGGCGGTTGGCGCGATTTAAATAGAGATTTGGGGCATTTTTCagggggatccatcacacttcagttttagaccactttagaatatttctctctctaggattagcctagagagatctctcccaattcactccacattgcaattcttaggtttagattagaattagagaagaattccattgttgcaagattgagatctacattcaatttcaagttcaaggtttaatttcaagctaagtcttccttttaatttcttgtcattacttttaccttttgctattttaattccaagtatgattagatagatctttgtggatttggattgagcaatgttgtatggatgttcttgagctttgaattgatcaattaggttttgcaattgcttgattatgagtttgattgtgtgagtggtgatccactttgactcttgtgtaggggtgatcaacctatgtgagaggtgtttggagaaggagtctcacttacgagagtaaggttactccttagcctagcctagcacatttccctctcacctttgagaaaagggggaagtggaagataagaggcacataacgtgtttgacaaaatgcctctcctagcctagtgatcacaaggatgacattacggtctaaggagtgagtccattgaccacgagagtggtggtggtgttggtgaccttatctcattttcgttatctaagtgttgctagcctaatatctttggaaatcaaggatacctatatgagttgcaagatccaaattctcCTTTCCATTTGATTGTTTCCAACGTGCATTATTTGAGTTagcttattttcatgatgtttcacgtgcattttcttactatgtttgggttagctttcaaacactaaacactcttgtgcttaatccccttaccgcttgaattccctccttgccatcctttgagaacgatactcggaaatctttccgttttaccatctatttcttttcatccaccgcgaaaactacaagtcattaatatatatatatatatatatatatatatatatatatattactgaaTTTCAATGGTTTTTCATGCACACTCTCAAAAACTCATGCATACACTATCAAAAACTCAAGCTGAATTGTTGCAATGAAAAAAGTGAATGCAACACAATCTAATAGTAGGGGAgagaagaataataaattttatgacTAAAAGATTCTAATCCAATAGTAGGATAGTAAAAGTAGtcaaattaaacaaacataataataatagatatgaaatccaattaaaaatagtcgcatttattaaaaaaaggcAAACAAACATAATGACAATACATATCAAATACGATAGTAGACCGAGTTCAAGCATCTCCAACCGAACGCAACCTTAGTTCAGTGCAGTAAacacttagggtgcgtttggttcacacatgggaatcggaattagaatgggtatcaaatacttggtaatggtaatgggttttggtgaaagtatttaacatgtttggtaattaggTGGAacgggaatgattattaatagttgaggaagaaaggaggaagggatatgaaacccttatttaataagggcatgggttttgtcattaatagggtattccaaacccatagtagcattcacaaaacctatcaaccaaacacaaacaatcactttcatacccatttcttatgcctaaaccccaaccaaacacatccttagtaagtgtatataaaataaaaattgtcacaTGAGATAGAGTTT includes:
- the LOC116002359 gene encoding putative late blight resistance protein homolog R1B-17, whose translation is MACVALTSLKATIKLEFLQPNHRVSLLHDDEKPLMKSLFQKLSYMEAFLKKEYNNAVGGAPIRRHLLNKIRDFALKAEDAIEIQLTDILQQNAHQGELHRTLQKVAKEAEELLKLINNEAAASSSGGSLQCSPQFEEEEEDIIMLWGEEYYFSLRNHLLYNILSRERVVLPIVGVPGIGKTTLCKKLYADKAVVSNFDIRAWITIPPTYNGNVQQLLCHLLQSMSPTPLNEEIDMLGITVSQLKEQLHRHLKYKTYLIVLDDVTRTLLWDDIRQCFPVDSYGSRILLTTPFTDVAVLSLKQHMTPEFQEIAKNLVEECRGLPRSIVTVADRLSKCNFTLKEWKKIEKELLSLGILHRDTQHSSKLSNIYNPLPHHLKVCFLYFVVFPKHSKIKVKKLIKLWIAEGFVKPLGCLPLEEVGYIYLNDLIKRELVRIVDQYEIFIPRTCEIHIDMHSFCVREAQKEGLLCAANTQQCIGWSIDILANSCRWLSLRSHSLDYHVMFSSNIPRSLFVFQGGFERFIPFKHLRILDLSESLILKRVSLLPLRNLAFLRYLSIPQWFESFDDVVSSNSNLQTLTVSGIDESTLGARTLHLLPSKIWELQHLRHLKLGDMYLIDPPNMVKEHLQTLVCTMPIHFRKKEVYYCRFPSIRKLRVVYKDVLVPSCSVGRCCRNPIIILENFENLLRLENLTVMVPVGSITLLEQVGFPANLEKLRLCGTNFPVKVLTVIGQLPKLKVLKLENAFYGRVWEVIEGGFPELKKLEVEARSLERVVANTSNHFPKLRSIFLKRCYSLEEISPVSAIMHGRMHSIKLEQCPPSVVTSAKRFCEDVPNLIIDGKAFEEEDEEDYDPWQYTDKEQSEEEEYNLLRNVGSDVCVAYNAPEGGVARQLVASHAANFAARTGVPDGMTAVHGNVAATAPDFDEGTVGANGIPEGKKAVLGKTLHP